From a single Miscanthus floridulus cultivar M001 chromosome 8, ASM1932011v1, whole genome shotgun sequence genomic region:
- the LOC136471222 gene encoding gamma-glutamyl peptidase 3-like translates to MAKPAAGLGGRRYALLLALWDSEYAKEVYGGYYNVFVAAFGDASGGTDERWDCFRVIAGEFPAPEDLASYDGFVVSGSPRDAHGDEPWVRRLCALVQTVHAMRKRVLGICFGHQVLCRALGGRVGRARNGWDVGVRKVTFAPDLLEGRRLEFLGDLVEDDLPRSAALIEVHQDEVWEIPPTATVLAYSEKTRVEVFAVGEHALGIQGHPEYTVDILHNLIDRLTRQNDIRRSVGEEARRTVAETGGPDRAFWTALCKGFLGGGRGDRPQPAPPVRETAAPEVTSCAVAGCGFTSAAAMIQLARSN, encoded by the coding sequence ATGGCTAAGCCGGCGGCGGGGCTCGGCGGGAGGCGCTACGCGCTACTGCTAGCGCTATGGGACTCGGAGTACGCCAAGGAGGTGTACGGCGGGTACTACAACGTCTTCGTCGCCGCGTTCGGCGACGCCAGCGGTGGCACCGACGAGAGGTGGGACTGCTTCCGCGTGATCGCCGGCGAGTTCCCGGCGCCGGAGGACCTGGCGTCGTACGACGGGTTCGTGGTGAGCGGCAGCCCGCGGGACGCGCACGGCGACGAGCCCTGGGTCCGGCGCCTCTGCGCGCTCGTCCAGACCGTGCACGCCATGAGGAAGCGGGTGCTCGGCATCTGCTTCGGGCACCAGGTGCTGTGCCGAGCGCTGGGCGGAAGGGTCGGCAGGGCTCGGAACGGCTGGGACGTCGGGGTGAGGAAGGTGACGTTCGCGCCGGACCTCCTGGAGGGCCGCCGCCTCGAGTTCCTCGGGGATCTCGTCGAGGACGACCTCCCACGGAGCGCCGCCCTCATCGAGGTTCACCAGGACGAGGTGTGGGAGATCCCGCCGACAGCGACGGTGCTGGCCTACTCGGAGAAGACTCGCGTGGAGGTGTTCGCCGTCGGGGAGCACGCGCTGGGCATCCAGGGACACCCGGAGTACACCGTCGACATCCTCCACAACCTCATCGACCGCCTCACCAGGCAGAACGACATCCGGAGGAGCGTCGGCGAGGAGGCGCGGCGAACGGTCGCGGAGACCGGCGGGCCGGACCGCGCGTTCTGGACGGCACTCTGCAAGGGTTTTCTCGGAGGGGGAAGAGGAGATCGTCCGCAGCCTGCTCCGCCGGTGCGGGAGACGGCGGCGCCGGAGGTGACCAGCTGCGCCGTCGCTGGCTGCGGCTTCACCAGCGCAGCTGCAATGATCCAGTTGGCTCGCAGCAACTAG